ACTCGATTCACTGTGAGTATCCTTCATCAAATAGTTCCTCACTTTAATCAGTAAACAATTTCCTATACACTGGCTATAGTAATCTATAGAGAAATGTGGTGACTTGTCATATGTTCACAATCATGCTCATCGAGGATGATCTGACCTTGTTTCAAGAAATGAAGGACCGTTTATCGCAGTGGTCTTATGATACATACGGTGTACAAAATTTTGATAAGGTCATGCAGGAGTTTGCGGAAATCCAGCCCGATCTAGTCATCATCGACATCCAGCTTCCCAAGTTCGACGGGTTTCATTGGTGCCGCATGATTCGGGCCCATTCCAATGTTCCTATCATCTTTCTGTCCTCCCGTGATCATCCGACGGATATGGTGATGTCCATGCAGCTCGGAGCTGACGACTTCATTCAGAAGCCGTTTCATTTCGATGTCCTGATCGCCAAGATCCAGGCTACGCTCCGCCGTGTCTACAATTACAATACAGAGCCGACCCAGCTTAAGACCTGGAGAGGAGCAGCCATAGAATATGTGAAGAACTCCATTTCAAATGATCAAGGCTCAGCAGAGCTGACGAAAAATGAAATGTTTATCCTCAAAATGCTGATTGAGCAGAAGAACCAAATCATCAGCAGAGAGGACCTCATCAAAAGTCTGTGGGATAATGAGCATTTTGTCAGCGACAACACACTCACCGTCAATGTGAACCGCCTGCGGAAGAAGCTCGAAACGATCGGCCTAGGTGCTTATATTGAAACCAAGGTCGGACAGGGTTACATGGCTACGGAAGAGGCTGCCCCATGATTCGGGGGTTTCTTATTGAACGGCGCAGCTGGCTGCTGCTGATCCTCGTCCTGCAGCTGCTGACGCTGTTCGTCGCCTATATCGATACCTCTGTTCCACTGCTGCCCATTCTGTATATTACACTGCTGTCTTCCATGCTCTGTATTTTGTTCTTCTTTATTCGGTATCATAAGGAAACCAAGTTCTTCAAACAGTTAAAGGCCTGGAATCACACCTATGATCTTACTGCCTTCAAGAACGCCGATAGTCCCTTCGAGCAGATTGTGGAGGATGCAGTGACGATGCAGACCCAGCACTATAAAAAAGAAGCATCCGGCCGCCTTCTGCTCCTCGAGCAGGAGAAGGATGAACTGCTCTCATGGATTCACGAAGTCAAGACACCCCTGACGGCGATGCGGCTCATGATTGACCGTTTGCCTGATGATGCGCTCAAGAGCCAGCTCCAGTTCGAATGGCTGCGGATTCACCATCTGCTCGATCAGCAGCTGCACCAGAAGCGGATTCCTTTTATCGAGAATGATCTGTATATCGAGGAGACCTCGCTTGAGCCGATCATCTACAAGGAGATTCGGGACTTGAAATCTTGGTGTATTCAAAAAGGAATCGGCTTTGACGTATCACTGGACGCGCCTCAGGTGCTCACAGATGCAAAATGGCTCGGCTTCATCCTCCGGCAGATCCTGACCAATGCCGTCAAATACAGCGAGGCTTCGGACATTATCGTAGAGAGCCGGAAGGAGAACGGACATGTCCTTCTGACCATTCAGGATTACGGCCGCGGTATTGATCCGAAGGATCTGCCCCGCATTTTTGATCGGGGCTTCACCTCAACAACCCGGCATCAGGAAAGCGCGGCTACGGGAATGGGGCTGTATTTGGCACAGAAATCGGCTGATTCCCTTCGGATTCATATTGAGGTTCAGTCTGCTGTGGGGCATGGCACGGCCTTCTATCTTACCTTTCCTGTTCCTAATGATTTCGATCATCTTGCAGGCATGTGACAACATTGTCACATGCTTTTGTGCTTTGTTCGCTGAATCGAAGGAGAATTCGACGTGAGCGAGGTAAGATGGATTCATAAAGAACATAAGGAGTGAAACCCGTGGTTATATTGGAAGCAAATAAGATCCACAAAATATACGGCAACAAATTTAACAAGCAGGAAGTGCTGAAAGGGATCGATCTGAAAGTAAACAAAGGAGAGTTTGTCAGCATCATGGGCGCCTCGGGCTCCGGCAAGACCACCCTGTTGAATGTGCTGTCCTCCATCGACAAGCTGAGCGAGGGAACCATCGAGATTGAGGGCAAAGAATTTACAGGCATGAAGGAGAAGGATCTCGCTGAGTTCCGCAAGAACCACCTCGGTTTTATTTTTCAGGAATATAATCTGCTCGACACACTGACGGTTAAGGAAAATGTGCTCCTTCCGCTATCCATTAAGAACGTATCCAAACGGGCTGCGCTGGAAAAATTCAAGGCGGTTGCATCCGAGCTTGGCATTTACGAGCTGGCGGATAAATACCCGAGTGAGATTTCAGGCGGACAGAAGCAGCGAACCTCTGCTGCCAGAGCGTTCATCCATGATCCAGGCATTATTTTTGCAGATGAACCAACGGGAGCGCTCGATTCGAAATCCGCCTCCGATCTGCTGAATAAGCTCAGTGACATGAACGAGAAGCATGCGGCAACGATCATTATGGTTACGCATGACCCCGTAGCGGCAAGCTACTGCAGCCGGGTCATCTTCATCAAGGACGGACAGATATACTCGCAGCTGAATAAGGGCGAGCAGCCGAGATCCTCCTTCCTGAGCGACATTATGAAAACCCAAGGCGTGCTGGGCGGTGTTCAAGCGTGAATCTGAATACGATTATTTTTCGAAACCTGAAGAAGAACATACGCAATTACTATCTTTATGTATTTGCTCTTATCTTCAGTGTCGGCCTGTACTTCTCATTCGTAACGCTGCAATACGATCCGTCCATGGATGAAGCGAAGGGTACGGTCAAAGGGGCTGCGGCACTTGGGGCAGCTTCCGTTTTACTCGTTGCGATTGTCGCCGTCTTCCTGCTCTATGCCAACACGATCTTCATCAAGCGTCGGAGTAAGGAGATCGGACTGTTCCAGCTGA
This sequence is a window from Paenibacillus urinalis. Protein-coding genes within it:
- a CDS encoding ABC transporter ATP-binding protein, with product MVILEANKIHKIYGNKFNKQEVLKGIDLKVNKGEFVSIMGASGSGKTTLLNVLSSIDKLSEGTIEIEGKEFTGMKEKDLAEFRKNHLGFIFQEYNLLDTLTVKENVLLPLSIKNVSKRAALEKFKAVASELGIYELADKYPSEISGGQKQRTSAARAFIHDPGIIFADEPTGALDSKSASDLLNKLSDMNEKHAATIIMVTHDPVAASYCSRVIFIKDGQIYSQLNKGEQPRSSFLSDIMKTQGVLGGVQA
- a CDS encoding sensor histidine kinase — encoded protein: MIRGFLIERRSWLLLILVLQLLTLFVAYIDTSVPLLPILYITLLSSMLCILFFFIRYHKETKFFKQLKAWNHTYDLTAFKNADSPFEQIVEDAVTMQTQHYKKEASGRLLLLEQEKDELLSWIHEVKTPLTAMRLMIDRLPDDALKSQLQFEWLRIHHLLDQQLHQKRIPFIENDLYIEETSLEPIIYKEIRDLKSWCIQKGIGFDVSLDAPQVLTDAKWLGFILRQILTNAVKYSEASDIIVESRKENGHVLLTIQDYGRGIDPKDLPRIFDRGFTSTTRHQESAATGMGLYLAQKSADSLRIHIEVQSAVGHGTAFYLTFPVPNDFDHLAGM
- a CDS encoding response regulator transcription factor, whose amino-acid sequence is MFTIMLIEDDLTLFQEMKDRLSQWSYDTYGVQNFDKVMQEFAEIQPDLVIIDIQLPKFDGFHWCRMIRAHSNVPIIFLSSRDHPTDMVMSMQLGADDFIQKPFHFDVLIAKIQATLRRVYNYNTEPTQLKTWRGAAIEYVKNSISNDQGSAELTKNEMFILKMLIEQKNQIISREDLIKSLWDNEHFVSDNTLTVNVNRLRKKLETIGLGAYIETKVGQGYMATEEAAP